Proteins co-encoded in one Juglans regia cultivar Chandler chromosome 16, Walnut 2.0, whole genome shotgun sequence genomic window:
- the LOC108981268 gene encoding metacaspase-1-like isoform X2, whose protein sequence is MQEGMILDNELHSTIVRPLKEGVTLHAIVDACHSGTILDLDYTYDLQRKDWKSNRPPSKLADLDKSSTSGTGLAICLSACGDDQMTSDTNAFSKKEMNGAMTSILIQMVGKDSEITYEVLLNKMHDFIQQVNNKSMILNSRFLQRIFHRTKLEDPLLSSSQKFEVSTKKFLQ, encoded by the exons ATGCAAGAGGGGATGATCCTTGATAACGAGCTACATTCCACCATAGTTCGGCCGCTCAAGGAGGGTGTCACACTTCATGCAATTGTCGATGCTTGTCATAGTGGAACCATTCTTGATCTAGACTACACATACGACCTACAGAG GAAGGACTGGAAAAGCAACAGACCTCCATCAAAATTAGCAGATCTAGACAAAAGTAGTACAAGCGGTACTGGGTTGGCAATTTGTCTCAGTGCTTGTGGAGATGATCAGATGACTTCCGATACCAAT GCTTTCTcgaaaaaggaaatgaatggtGCAATGACCTCTATTTTGATCCAAATGGTTGGGAAGGATTCTGAAATAACATACGAAGTTCTACTCAACAAAATGCACGACTTTATTCAACAAGTTAACAATAAAAGCATGATCCTCAATTCGAGGTTCTTACAGAGGATTTTTCATCGCACAAAATTAGAG GATCCTCTGCTATCATCGTCTCAGAAATTCGAGGTTTCCACAAAGAAGTTTTTGCAGTAG
- the LOC108981268 gene encoding uncharacterized protein LOC108981268 isoform X1, whose protein sequence is MERTGTCSRCNKQYLLPKHSGSTSIRCRECTNAVTRISTSSGGCSHLEWHFIQSVLYSKPDLQTSKNVSKELQKNKQKSSSSSSGTSTAASQSYSSSLDIKPSPSVSSAEAPRGRPKRALLCGVTHRNKTYSLSGTINDVRDMKNLLIQHFGYPRECIRIPASQKKMKEVILLQLRRIYKTP, encoded by the exons ATGGAAAGAACGGGCACATGCAGTAGGTGCAATAAACAGTATTTATTGCCCAAGCACTCGGGAAGTACTAGTATTCGTTGCAGAGAATGCACTAATGCCGTTACAAGAATAAGCACATCGTCAGGTGGCTGCAGCCACCTAGAATGGCATTTCATACAGTCAGTACTATACTCGAAGCCTGATCTTCAGACATCTAAAAATGTTAGTAAAGAGTTACAGAAGAATAAGCAGAAATCAAGCAGCAGTAGTAGTGGTACAAGTACTGCAGCCAGCCAAAGTTATTCTTCTTCGCTTGATATTAAGCCATCTCCTTCAGTTTCTTCTGCAGAGGCACCCCGCGGAAGGCCGAAGCGAGCACTTCTTTGTGGGGTTACTCACCGGAATAAGACATACAGCCTCAGCGGAACTATTAATGATGTGAGAGACATGAAAAATTTGTTGATTCAACACTTTGGTTATCCTCGGGAGTGTATTCGCATCCCGGCCTCACag aagaagatgaaggaagtgattttaCTCCAACTAAGAAGAATATATAAGACTCCTTAA
- the LOC108981264 gene encoding metacaspase-3-like, with protein MPAISDDQVNKQHSSSTTITSTTHEASRPSTDSSSQNIKRPSPVEASASGGKRALLCGVTYLGAGENIISRLEGPVNDVKEIKEMLIKHFGYTEECICVLTDQEDNKNKSTIPTKENIEKSLKWLVKDSKSGDSLVFFFSGHCVQCVVRHDEVPHGHSKNNMLIVNSTRSTETSHDHVCLVDCTGKGMIPNSYINSTIVRPLKEGVTLYAIVDACHSGSILDLKYEYNQQSIKAEERWIEKKSDDNQSKADQKATNGGLAICLSACRDDVNTRESNANSSGQANPMAETSMGAMTYQLIEMVRKEPAKLTYEDILKQMHDLHVRRNTKKAPLEQISTGRGGIVHAHQESQEIKEPVLSSSLEFQVSSKKFLL; from the exons ATGCCTGCAATTAG TGATGATCAGGTCAATAAGCAGCATTCAAGCAGTACTACTATTACTAGTACTACTCATGAAGCCAGCCGGCCAAGTACTGATTCTTCTTCGCAAAATATTAAGCGGCCATCTCCTGTAGAGGCATCGGCCTCCGGAGGGAAGCGAGCACTTCTTTGTGGGGTTACTTACCTCGGCGCCGGGGAGAATATAATAAGTCGCCTCGAAGGACCTGTCAATGATgtgaaggaaataaaagaaatgttgattAAGCACTTCGGTTATACTGAGGAGTGTATTTGCGTCCTCACAG ATCAAGaagacaacaaaaataaatcaactaTTCCAACGAAGGAGAATATAGAAAAATCCTTAAAATGGCTTGTGAAGGATTCAAAGTCTGGAGACTCGTTGGTGTTCTTCTTTTCTGGACATTGCGTACAATGCGTAGTACGACATGATGAAGTACCTCATGGTCATTCCAAAAACAACATGCTGATCGTCAATAGTACTAGGTCTACTGAAACGTCTCATGATCATGTCTGTTTGGTTGATTGTACGGGAAAAGGTATGATCCCAAATAGCTACATAAATTCCACCATTGTACGGCCGCTCAAGGAGGGTGTCACACTTTATGCAATTGTGGATGCTTGTCATAGTGGAAGCATTCTTGATTTAAAGTACGAATACAACCAACAAAG TATTAAGGCTGAGGAGCGTTGGATAGAGAAGAAATCTGATGATAATCAATCAAAAGCAGATCAGAAAGCTACAAACGGAGGATTGGCAATTTGTCTGAGTGCTTGTAGAGATGATGTGAATACTCGCGAAAGCaat GCTAATTCCAGCGGACAGGCTAATCCCATGGCCGAAACGTCCATGGGAGCAATGACCTATCAGTTGATCGAAATGGTTAGAAAGGAGCCTGCAAAGTTAACATACGAAGATATACTCAAACAAATGCACGACTTACATGTACGCAGGAATACTAAAAAAGCACCCTTGGAACAGATCAGTACTGGGCGTGGTGGCATCGTACATGCTCATCAGGAAAGCCAAGAAATAAAG GAACCTGTGCTATCATCGTCTCTTGAATTCCAGGTTTCCTCAAAGAAATTCTTGCTGTAG